In the Pleuronectes platessa chromosome 8, fPlePla1.1, whole genome shotgun sequence genome, one interval contains:
- the LOC128446399 gene encoding uncharacterized protein LOC128446399, producing the protein MKASLPLDKLQRIREISRTYSDVNNFTKQQLLSLLGHLNFAMRVIPQGRSFISRLLDTASSVPNLHDKISLDEGCRSDLRFWSHLLDHWNGVTFFHDDLVNSSDSLQLFTDAAPSVGFGGFYQGQWFARRWPPSFPSHNLSFALFEIYPIAAACHIWGKHWERKRISVLCDNQAVVIINKGRSSCTNIMPFVRSITWSSITYNFKITARHVPGHHNTLADSLSRFYFQTFRRICPEACSSPAQVPPLHVLALY; encoded by the coding sequence ATGAAAGCGTCCCTCCCACTCGATAAATTGCAGCGCATTCGCGAGATTTCAAGAACATACAGTGACGTAAATAATTTCACTaagcagcagctgctctctctcctcggtCACCTTAATTTCGCGATGCGCGTTATTCCGCAGGGACGCTCCTTCATCTCCCGGCTTTTGGACACAGCTTCCTCCGTCCCCAATCTGCATGACAAAATATCGCTGGATGAAGGGTGCCGATCCGACCTGCGCTTCTGGTCTCATCTGCTCGACCACTGGAACGGTGTAACATTCTTCCATGATGATCTGGTTAATTCATCTGATTCACTGCAGTTATTCACTGATGCCGCCCCATCCGTGGGTTTTGGGGGTTTCTATCAAGGACAGTGGTTCGCGAGGCGCTGGCCTCCTTCCTTCCCAAGTCACAACCTATCGTTTGCATTATTCGAAATTTATCCAATCGCCGCAGCATGTCACATCTGGGGAAAACACTGGGAACGAAAACGCATATCTGTCCTCTGTGACAACCAAGCCGTCGTTATCATTAACAAAGGGCGCTCCTCATGTACGAATATCATGCCGTTTGTGAGAAGCATTACATGGTCTTCCATCACTTACAATTTCAAAATCACAGCACGTCACGTACCCGGACATCACAACACCTTAGCTGATTCTCTCTCCCGGTTTTATTTCCAGACATTTCGTCGCATTTGTCCAGAGGCCTGCTCCAGTCCGGCTCAAGTTCCTCCCCTCCACGTTCTCGCTCTTTATTAA